A DNA window from Mycoplasmopsis pullorum contains the following coding sequences:
- the ftsY gene encoding signal recognition particle-docking protein FtsY, which translates to MKFFKKIINKVFAKKENEIPKTISEKYEKGLSNTSSFGRKILELQSRHNEINEEYFEELEELLIMSDINFNLVDQIIEKIKSEVKLNNISDFNLINEIIAESLFSAYANNTIVNTNLNYENGRLNVFVMVGVNGSGKTTSIAKIANMYLKQGKKVLIAAGDTFRAAAVEQLSVWAERIGADIIKPLQNNQDPASVVYQAMQKATQENYDLLIIDTAGRLQNKVNLMNELNKMIGVIRKFQVDAPHESLLVMDATTGQNGLSQAKIFKEVANLSGIILTKLDGTSKGGIVLSIKNEFDLNVKYVGLGEKLDDLQQFDLELFIYEMTKELNNER; encoded by the coding sequence ATGAAGTTTTTTAAAAAAATAATCAATAAAGTCTTTGCGAAAAAAGAGAACGAAATACCTAAAACAATAAGCGAGAAGTATGAAAAGGGACTATCAAATACTTCGAGCTTTGGTCGTAAAATTTTAGAATTACAAAGTCGTCACAACGAAATTAATGAAGAATATTTTGAAGAATTAGAAGAATTATTAATCATGTCAGATATTAATTTTAATTTAGTGGACCAAATTATTGAAAAAATTAAGTCTGAAGTTAAATTAAATAACATTAGTGACTTTAATTTAATTAACGAAATTATTGCTGAGAGTCTTTTTAGTGCGTATGCAAATAATACAATTGTTAATACTAATTTAAACTACGAAAATGGTCGTTTGAATGTTTTTGTAATGGTTGGAGTTAATGGTTCAGGAAAGACCACATCAATTGCCAAAATTGCAAATATGTACTTAAAACAAGGTAAAAAAGTATTAATTGCCGCTGGGGACACTTTTAGAGCAGCAGCGGTAGAGCAACTTAGTGTCTGAGCTGAAAGAATTGGTGCAGACATTATTAAACCGCTTCAAAATAATCAAGATCCTGCGAGTGTAGTGTACCAAGCAATGCAAAAAGCTACTCAAGAAAATTACGATTTATTAATTATTGATACAGCTGGCCGTTTACAAAATAAAGTTAATTTAATGAATGAATTAAACAAAATGATTGGTGTGATTCGTAAATTTCAAGTTGACGCGCCACATGAGTCCCTATTGGTCATGGATGCGACCACGGGACAAAATGGTCTTTCACAAGCTAAAATTTTCAAAGAAGTTGCTAACCTAAGTGGGATTATTTTAACTAAATTAGATGGTACCAGCAAAGGTGGGATTGTTTTATCGATCAAAAATGAATTTGACTTGAATGTTAAGTATGTAGGTCTAGGTGAAAAATTAGACGATTTACAACAATTTGATCTTGAGTTATTTATTTATGAAATGACTAAGGAATTAAATAATGAAAGATAA
- the gap gene encoding type I glyceraldehyde-3-phosphate dehydrogenase gives MKKIAINGFGRIGRLAFRRILETKNNELEVVAVNDLTDAKTLAHLLKFDTAFGKLGVEVSATENTLVVDGKEIKVFAEKDPENLPWGELGIDLVIESTGFFVKREGAGKHLKAGAKKVVVSAPAGSDVKTIVYNVNHDTLNGDDEIISAASCTTNCLAPVVKVLVDNFGLKSGFMTTIHSYTGDQRLQDAPHRDLRRARAAAQNMVPTSTGAAKAIGLVVPEASGILDGSAVRVPTITGSIVDLTFTLEKQPTVAELNAAFEKAANETLKYETAPIVSSDIIGEDHGSIFDAALTSVKETKDGNLYKVFSWYDNEMSYVAQLIRTVTYFAKLK, from the coding sequence ATGAAAAAAATAGCAATTAACGGTTTCGGAAGAATTGGAAGATTAGCTTTCCGTCGTATTCTTGAAACTAAAAACAATGAATTAGAAGTTGTTGCAGTTAACGACTTAACAGATGCTAAAACATTAGCTCACTTATTAAAATTCGATACAGCTTTTGGTAAATTAGGAGTTGAAGTTTCAGCTACAGAAAACACATTAGTTGTTGATGGAAAAGAAATTAAAGTTTTTGCTGAAAAAGATCCTGAAAACTTACCATGAGGTGAATTAGGAATTGATTTAGTTATTGAATCAACAGGATTCTTCGTTAAACGTGAAGGTGCTGGAAAACACTTAAAAGCTGGTGCTAAAAAAGTTGTTGTTTCAGCTCCTGCTGGAAGCGATGTTAAAACAATCGTTTACAACGTTAACCACGATACTTTAAATGGTGATGACGAAATTATTTCTGCTGCTTCATGTACAACAAACTGTTTAGCTCCAGTTGTTAAAGTATTAGTTGACAACTTCGGACTTAAATCAGGATTCATGACAACAATTCACTCATACACAGGAGATCAAAGATTACAAGATGCTCCACACCGTGACTTACGTCGTGCTCGTGCGGCTGCTCAAAACATGGTTCCTACATCAACAGGTGCTGCTAAAGCTATTGGTTTAGTAGTTCCTGAAGCTTCAGGTATTTTAGATGGATCAGCTGTTCGTGTTCCTACAATTACAGGATCAATCGTTGATTTAACATTCACATTAGAAAAACAACCTACAGTTGCTGAATTAAACGCAGCATTTGAAAAAGCAGCTAATGAAACATTAAAATATGAAACTGCTCCTATCGTTTCATCAGACATTATTGGTGAAGACCACGGATCAATCTTCGATGCAGCTTTAACATCAGTTAAAGAAACAAAAGACGGAAACTTATACAAAGTGTTCTCATGATATGACAACGAAATGTCTTATGTTGCACAATTAATTAGAACTGTTACATATTTTGCTAAATTAAAATAA
- the der gene encoding ribosome biogenesis GTPase Der — protein sequence MRNTVAIIGKPNVGKSTFFNKLIGKKISIVHDEPGVTRDRLYENVQWAGHTLRFIDTGGIEIENRPFQDQIQIQAKIAIDEADVIIFLVDGTSEITNDDAFIMNILRRSKKPIIVAANKLESNQMFDFSWYKLGVDEIFPISALHGEGIGEVLDKCLSYLDFTDEEDHSLFKLSIIGRPNAGKSSLLNNLTKENRSIVSDVPGTTRDSVKSNVIIDGKEYNVIDTAGIMRKSKLIESVDHYALMRAMNSLAESDLSLILIDATAEISHFDARIIGYALENDKPIIVVINKWDLVEKETNTMAEYEKRLRHKLHFVPWVPFVFISAKYNQRLGKLVDTLNEVRENLERDIKPSLLSKFVMETQMIQPAAPYNGGRLNVYFVRKTLDKIPTFNFYVNNKKYVHFSYTRFLENQLRLTFNFKGCPIRINYKNRNGLE from the coding sequence ATGCGTAATACAGTTGCTATAATTGGAAAACCAAATGTCGGAAAAAGCACTTTTTTTAACAAATTAATCGGTAAAAAAATATCAATTGTGCACGATGAACCTGGTGTTACTCGTGATAGACTATATGAAAATGTTCAATGAGCTGGTCACACACTCAGATTCATTGATACTGGTGGAATTGAAATTGAAAATAGACCATTTCAAGATCAAATCCAAATTCAAGCAAAAATTGCTATTGATGAAGCAGACGTGATCATCTTCCTTGTTGATGGTACTTCTGAAATTACCAATGATGATGCTTTTATCATGAATATCTTACGTAGATCGAAAAAACCAATCATTGTTGCTGCTAACAAATTAGAAAGCAACCAAATGTTTGACTTTTCATGGTATAAATTAGGTGTCGATGAAATTTTTCCGATTTCAGCATTGCACGGGGAAGGTATTGGGGAAGTTTTAGATAAATGTTTAAGTTATCTGGACTTTACTGATGAAGAAGATCATTCACTTTTTAAGTTATCAATCATCGGACGTCCTAATGCAGGAAAAAGCTCATTATTAAATAATTTAACCAAAGAAAATCGTTCAATCGTTTCAGATGTCCCAGGTACCACTCGGGACAGTGTTAAATCTAACGTTATCATTGATGGTAAAGAATATAACGTAATCGATACTGCTGGAATCATGCGAAAAAGTAAACTAATCGAAAGTGTGGATCACTATGCACTTATGCGTGCAATGAATAGTTTGGCCGAAAGTGATTTATCATTAATTTTAATTGATGCTACTGCTGAAATTTCACACTTTGATGCTCGTATAATTGGTTATGCATTAGAAAATGATAAACCTATTATTGTGGTTATAAACAAGTGAGATTTAGTTGAAAAAGAAACAAACACAATGGCTGAGTACGAAAAAAGATTAAGACACAAATTGCATTTTGTCCCTTGAGTTCCGTTTGTATTTATTAGTGCAAAATATAACCAACGTTTAGGTAAATTAGTCGACACATTGAATGAAGTTCGTGAAAACTTAGAAAGAGATATCAAACCATCTCTTTTATCAAAATTTGTGATGGAAACACAAATGATTCAACCTGCCGCTCCTTATAATGGCGGTCGTTTAAATGTTTATTTTGTACGTAAAACTTTAGATAAAATACCTACTTTTAATTTTTACGTAAACAATAAAAAATATGTTCACTTTTCATACACAAGATTTTTGGAAAATCAATTAAGATTAACATTTAACTTTAAAGGTTGTCCAATTCGAATTAATTATAAAAACCGTAATGGACTTGAGTAG
- a CDS encoding ribulose-phosphate 3-epimerase translates to MTKKYVTPSLLNVESQKRLEIAKELINAGVKWIHYDVMDGEFVPNTAISYQEIKNIREKAPKHIMDAHLMVNDPLSYLDEFKNVVDIVTIHFEAIDDLEEFKEFLIENYHEIKIGLAIKPNTSVERIVEFLPYLALVLVMSVEPGKGGQRFIETSLQKINQLKILRLKNSYDYLIQVDGGINNETGPLAFEAGADAAVAGTYLVFEPTTNRIKSILGHKFKMA, encoded by the coding sequence ATGACAAAAAAATATGTTACACCTAGCTTATTAAATGTTGAATCACAAAAAAGATTAGAAATTGCTAAAGAATTAATTAACGCAGGAGTAAAATGAATTCATTATGATGTAATGGATGGTGAATTTGTTCCGAATACCGCTATTTCATATCAAGAAATCAAAAATATTCGTGAAAAAGCTCCAAAGCACATTATGGATGCGCACTTAATGGTTAATGATCCGCTTTCATACTTAGATGAGTTCAAAAACGTGGTTGATATAGTGACAATTCACTTTGAAGCAATCGATGATTTGGAAGAATTTAAAGAATTTTTAATTGAAAATTACCATGAAATTAAAATTGGTTTAGCAATTAAACCAAATACTAGTGTTGAACGAATTGTTGAATTTTTACCATATTTAGCATTAGTATTAGTTATGTCAGTTGAACCTGGTAAAGGTGGACAACGTTTTATTGAAACATCATTACAAAAAATTAATCAACTTAAAATTTTAAGATTAAAAAATTCATATGATTATTTAATTCAAGTTGATGGTGGAATCAATAATGAAACCGGTCCTTTAGCTTTTGAAGCTGGTGCGGATGCAGCTGTGGCAGGAACTTATTTAGTATTTGAACCTACAACTAATCGCATTAAAAGCATCCTCGGTCACAAATTTAAAATGGCATAA
- the gmk gene encoding guanylate kinase has translation MIEKKIPIIIFTGPSGVGKGTVERLLFEFDELNLSLSCSVTTRKPRSGEVHGIHYYFLDKALVQQKIKAREFLEFSYHFGNYYGTLYSELEKINNKGKNPMLEIETQGAMQILKKLENDPKFNVITIFLLPPTIADLKERIIKRGSEDDDTLRARLEKAEKEIEESTVFKYRVYNHTPEQAAEEIRNILHKELKINDFC, from the coding sequence ATGATAGAAAAGAAGATTCCGATTATTATTTTTACTGGTCCTAGTGGTGTTGGTAAGGGGACTGTTGAAAGATTATTATTTGAGTTTGACGAGTTAAACTTATCTTTATCATGCTCTGTGACCACTCGAAAACCGCGAAGTGGTGAAGTTCATGGAATTCATTATTATTTTCTAGATAAAGCATTAGTTCAGCAAAAAATAAAAGCTCGTGAATTTCTAGAATTTTCTTATCATTTTGGTAACTATTATGGTACCTTGTATTCTGAATTAGAAAAAATTAATAACAAAGGTAAAAATCCAATGTTAGAAATTGAAACACAAGGTGCGATGCAAATTTTGAAAAAATTAGAAAATGATCCTAAATTTAACGTAATTACTATCTTTTTACTTCCACCGACAATTGCAGACTTAAAAGAACGTATTATTAAACGCGGTTCTGAAGATGATGACACTTTAAGAGCTCGTCTTGAAAAAGCTGAAAAAGAAATCGAAGAATCAACCGTATTTAAGTATAGAGTATATAATCACACTCCTGAACAAGCTGCTGAAGAAATTAGAAATATATTACATAAGGAATTAAAAATTAATGATTTTTGTTAG
- a CDS encoding MAG0110 family membrane protein produces MNEFLHQEQRISITNGRKTFYALVSLFFGIAFTILIATMGIASYFVSPRWLMQPAGIGTSFGIFISGLIFLVVFSYYGNRMNLFWKIVSSIVIVFFLSYFVVYATKVWLEFDSNRTLIIFGSLLIPGIIMIAAGLLGYFEIIKIEKLTFIYWILFAVYIVTTIVVFVTIFVTSNSKTLLTMSNFYSFLIITIVFVSTAIDFYLLRKKAESFETTVDKKELVKEALMFSVSLFSNYVQLVLQILRLFSFNKN; encoded by the coding sequence ATGAATGAATTTTTACATCAAGAACAAAGAATATCAATTACTAACGGACGCAAGACTTTTTATGCACTTGTTTCGTTATTTTTTGGTATTGCTTTTACTATTTTAATCGCCACAATGGGAATTGCATCGTACTTTGTATCACCGCGTTGACTAATGCAACCGGCTGGTATCGGGACTTCTTTTGGGATTTTCATTAGTGGTCTAATTTTTTTAGTAGTTTTTAGTTATTATGGAAACCGGATGAATCTATTTTGAAAGATTGTTTCATCAATAGTTATTGTTTTCTTTTTAAGTTACTTTGTCGTATATGCAACAAAGGTTTGACTTGAATTCGATAGTAATCGTACACTTATTATCTTTGGTTCATTGCTAATCCCTGGGATAATAATGATTGCTGCTGGTTTACTCGGGTACTTTGAAATAATTAAAATTGAAAAATTAACTTTTATATATTGAATTTTATTTGCTGTTTATATCGTCACAACCATTGTTGTATTTGTAACAATTTTTGTAACAAGCAACAGTAAAACGTTATTAACAATGAGTAACTTTTATTCATTTTTAATTATTACAATTGTTTTCGTTTCAACTGCTATTGATTTTTACTTATTACGTAAAAAGGCAGAAAGTTTTGAGACTACAGTGGACAAAAAAGAATTAGTTAAGGAAGCTCTTATGTTCTCAGTTAGTTTATTTTCTAACTACGTGCAATTGGTATTACAAATCTTACGTCTTTTCTCATTTAACAAAAACTAA
- a CDS encoding PP2C family protein-serine/threonine phosphatase — protein sequence MIFVSRSEKGKRQSNQDRVGVFENKDTIFAILCDGMGGHSGGEIASSLAVNFLSREFVNNFNYKKDDVKLWFDINIDKLKRLMVREVKENDESLMEMGTTITGVLIIKKENRIYFFNCGDSRGYALLKNGALNQITVDQNVFNLLNSNGQTDLINRYKQTNSLWKLTSAVGPKIATTLEIFELEAKHFPQIKKILLTSDGIHGAVDFKSIELILSSQNSIDQIANKLLDEAILGDSTDNMSLIILDME from the coding sequence ATGATTTTTGTTAGTCGAAGTGAAAAAGGAAAAAGACAATCAAATCAAGATCGTGTTGGAGTTTTTGAGAACAAAGACACGATCTTTGCTATTTTATGCGACGGCATGGGAGGACACTCAGGTGGAGAAATAGCTTCTTCATTAGCCGTCAATTTTTTATCTCGCGAATTTGTCAATAATTTTAACTATAAAAAAGACGATGTTAAATTATGATTTGACATTAATATTGACAAGTTAAAACGTTTAATGGTTCGCGAAGTTAAAGAAAATGATGAGTCCCTGATGGAGATGGGGACAACTATCACAGGTGTCTTAATCATTAAAAAAGAAAATAGAATTTACTTTTTTAATTGTGGTGACTCGAGGGGATACGCACTCCTAAAAAATGGTGCTTTAAATCAAATTACGGTCGATCAAAATGTTTTTAATTTATTGAATAGCAATGGTCAAACAGACTTAATTAATAGGTACAAACAAACCAATAGCTTATGAAAATTAACTAGTGCGGTTGGACCAAAAATCGCGACCACATTAGAAATTTTCGAACTTGAAGCTAAACATTTTCCACAGATTAAAAAAATTCTCTTAACTAGCGACGGAATCCACGGTGCAGTTGATTTTAAAAGTATTGAGTTGATTTTAAGTTCTCAAAATTCGATAGATCAGATTGCGAATAAACTCCTCGATGAAGCTATTTTAGGTGACTCAACTGACAATATGTCACTTATTATTTTGGATATGGAGTAA
- the rsgA gene encoding ribosome small subunit-dependent GTPase A, whose product MEYKVYSINSGIYTLHNERETIKVPAAGRLRFKENSPLVGDYVKLHEGLLTEICERKNSFIRPKVANVDQVFIVMSLVEPDFQSFLMDKFLAIIENKEITPIILFTKSDLTNDFYWFDEYTKLGYSTFLVDNKKPIFIEKIKKLFKDRTSVFMGQTGVGKTSTINNLGGYQFQTQQISKALGRGKHTTRIVQIVKFNDGELIDTPGFSSLDLDLDKIDLAQSFKFFKLNIGKCKFRSCLHINERIQDCFIKQSVENGDFPLWRYQNYQKLQTEVKKEEY is encoded by the coding sequence ATGGAATATAAAGTTTATTCAATTAATTCAGGTATTTATACCTTACACAATGAGCGTGAAACAATTAAAGTCCCAGCGGCTGGACGTTTACGTTTTAAAGAAAATTCACCTTTAGTTGGGGACTATGTAAAATTACATGAGGGACTCCTAACTGAAATTTGTGAACGAAAAAATAGCTTCATTCGTCCCAAAGTGGCTAATGTGGACCAAGTTTTTATTGTAATGTCTTTGGTCGAACCAGATTTTCAGTCATTTTTGATGGACAAATTTTTAGCAATTATCGAAAACAAAGAAATTACACCGATTATTTTGTTTACTAAATCAGACTTAACCAATGATTTTTATTGATTCGATGAGTATACTAAACTTGGTTATTCGACTTTTTTAGTTGATAATAAAAAACCAATTTTTATCGAAAAAATTAAGAAGTTATTTAAGGATAGAACCTCGGTATTCATGGGACAAACTGGTGTTGGTAAAACAAGTACGATTAATAATTTAGGTGGTTACCAATTTCAAACACAACAAATTTCAAAAGCCTTAGGTAGGGGAAAGCATACGACAAGAATTGTCCAAATTGTTAAATTTAATGACGGTGAATTAATTGACACACCAGGTTTTAGTTCATTGGACTTGGATCTAGATAAAATTGATTTAGCACAAAGTTTTAAGTTTTTTAAACTAAATATTGGTAAATGCAAATTCCGTTCATGTCTACATATTAATGAAAGAATTCAGGATTGTTTCATCAAGCAAAGTGTTGAAAATGGTGATTTTCCACTTTGAAGATATCAAAATTATCAAAAACTACAAACAGAAGTAAAAAAGGAAGAATACTAA
- a CDS encoding sigma factor-like helix-turn-helix DNA-binding protein, which translates to MKDKKDIETVDYYVNLFEQYHNFLTQNQKQVFQLYFYEDLSYSEIAEVLATSRTAAYDTLKKCLNKLEKIASKM; encoded by the coding sequence ATGAAAGATAAAAAAGATATTGAAACTGTCGATTACTATGTAAATTTATTTGAGCAATATCACAATTTTTTAACTCAAAATCAAAAGCAAGTTTTTCAACTTTATTTTTACGAAGACTTGTCATATTCAGAAATTGCGGAAGTTTTAGCAACATCTCGAACTGCTGCGTATGACACACTAAAAAAGTGTTTAAATAAGCTTGAAAAAATCGCAAGTAAAATGTAA
- the cmk gene encoding (d)CMP kinase, which translates to MKKVNVAIDGPSGAGKSTVSKEISKRLGYTPINSGSLYRAIAFNVIQNGLDPYDINSVINSLVPGMLKLQYDESVWLNGRNISHEIRADYVSQSAAVVAKIQEVRNFVVDYVQQMTKQEKGFIVDGRDTTFKLMPHAEVKIFLWADPEERANRRCIQNNELGYKTNFEEVLYEVKARDAQDMNREVDPLHKTEDAIEIDCTNMDFEEVVQTIINIINQKVSENA; encoded by the coding sequence ATGAAGAAAGTGAATGTTGCAATTGATGGACCAAGTGGTGCAGGCAAGAGTACAGTTAGCAAAGAAATTTCAAAAAGACTCGGTTACACACCGATTAATAGCGGCAGTTTGTATCGAGCAATTGCATTTAATGTAATACAAAATGGTTTAGATCCCTATGATATAAATTCGGTAATTAATTCATTAGTCCCTGGGATGCTTAAATTGCAATACGACGAAAGTGTGTGACTAAATGGTCGGAACATTTCGCACGAAATTAGAGCTGACTACGTATCACAAAGTGCGGCCGTAGTTGCTAAAATTCAAGAAGTTCGTAATTTCGTAGTTGATTATGTACAACAAATGACAAAACAAGAAAAAGGATTCATTGTTGATGGTCGTGACACAACTTTTAAATTAATGCCACATGCTGAAGTTAAAATATTTTTATGAGCCGATCCTGAAGAGCGTGCAAACCGTAGATGTATTCAAAATAATGAATTAGGATACAAAACTAACTTTGAAGAAGTACTTTACGAAGTAAAAGCACGTGATGCACAAGATATGAATCGAGAAGTTGATCCATTACACAAAACCGAAGATGCAATCGAAATTGATTGCACCAATATGGATTTTGAAGAAGTTGTCCAAACTATTATTAATATAATTAACCAAAAAGTGAGTGAAAATGCGTAA
- a CDS encoding dUTP diphosphatase, producing the protein MDFSQIFELQKDLDQKINEKVFSVNPELEQSKHHLQSLIGLTVEVSELANEIQFFKYWKKNKNINWDKVYEEYTDLIHFLVSNANFYKINPIIEAKIVSDDLTYQFKEIFIQISKLITNPNKETLRELFELIVGVAQLIDLDYDKMFTWYLKVNQKNYNRIKNNY; encoded by the coding sequence ATGGACTTTTCACAAATTTTCGAATTACAAAAAGACTTAGACCAAAAAATTAACGAAAAAGTCTTCAGCGTGAATCCGGAACTTGAACAATCAAAACATCACCTGCAATCACTAATTGGTTTGACTGTTGAAGTTTCGGAATTAGCTAATGAAATTCAATTTTTCAAATATTGAAAAAAGAACAAAAACATCAATTGAGATAAAGTTTATGAAGAATATACAGATTTAATTCACTTTTTAGTCTCAAATGCTAATTTTTATAAAATTAATCCAATTATTGAAGCGAAAATAGTTAGTGATGATTTGACCTATCAATTTAAAGAAATTTTTATTCAAATTTCAAAACTAATCACAAATCCCAATAAGGAAACTTTACGTGAATTATTTGAATTAATTGTTGGTGTGGCTCAATTAATTGATCTTGATTATGACAAAATGTTTACTTGATATTTAAAAGTCAACCAAAAAAACTATAACCGAATTAAAAATAATTACTAA
- a CDS encoding serine/threonine protein kinase — protein MEFKNIPPKSSTIYSKYLIKKILGAGGSATVYLVSALDNPKQLYALKYRVPDSNANNFKRFEQEAKILSKLKSVNIPYFVESYITAEEQYYVMEYIEGETLRSMIEKNGHIHTRAAVSYAKQIASGIGELHANSIVHRDIKSQNIIISKNQTVKIIDLGISLEEDTQRLTKTHNIMCSIYYAAPELADPKCKIQPTVDVYALGIVLFEMLTGDYPFQGSDARKTFFMHRDQELPSIMQIREIPQALENAVIKATAKDPKKRYQTMWELRADLETVLKPSRSLEEKISLKTMKPKKKMRDHFNSWKVSAIMCIIVVILIGVCLYFVQRMSNGI, from the coding sequence ATGGAATTTAAAAACATACCACCTAAATCTTCGACAATTTATTCGAAATATCTGATTAAAAAAATTCTTGGTGCTGGAGGTAGTGCTACAGTTTATTTAGTAAGTGCACTGGATAATCCAAAACAACTTTATGCACTCAAATATCGTGTACCCGATTCTAACGCTAATAATTTTAAACGTTTTGAGCAAGAAGCAAAAATACTCTCAAAATTAAAAAGTGTCAACATTCCTTATTTCGTTGAAAGCTATATTACAGCAGAAGAACAATATTACGTGATGGAATATATTGAAGGTGAAACACTTCGCTCAATGATTGAAAAAAATGGACACATTCATACTCGTGCGGCTGTTAGTTATGCAAAACAAATCGCCAGTGGGATTGGGGAACTTCATGCTAATTCAATTGTCCACAGGGACATTAAGAGTCAAAATATCATAATCTCAAAGAATCAAACAGTTAAAATTATTGACCTAGGTATTTCACTCGAAGAAGACACACAACGTTTAACAAAAACACACAATATCATGTGTTCTATTTATTATGCAGCTCCTGAACTAGCGGATCCAAAATGCAAAATTCAACCAACTGTTGATGTGTACGCACTGGGGATAGTTTTGTTTGAAATGTTAACTGGTGATTATCCATTTCAAGGTAGCGATGCACGTAAAACGTTCTTTATGCATCGTGATCAAGAATTACCTTCAATTATGCAAATTCGCGAAATTCCGCAAGCTTTAGAAAATGCGGTAATTAAAGCAACGGCAAAAGATCCAAAGAAAAGATATCAAACGATGTGAGAATTACGTGCTGATTTGGAGACAGTTTTAAAACCATCACGTTCGCTCGAAGAAAAGATTTCATTAAAAACAATGAAACCAAAGAAAAAAATGAGAGACCACTTTAACTCCTGAAAAGTGAGTGCAATCATGTGTATAATTGTAGTAATATTGATCGGAGTTTGTTTGTATTTTGTCCAAAGGATGTCGAATGGAATATAA
- the asnA gene encoding aspartate--ammonia ligase — MYIPKLSIRQTQSAIQDLKKIFQEELKKNLNLTRATAPLFVSKQSGLNDGLNGEEPVFFVPSKSNERLEVVHSLAKWKRHALKQYHFAPYEGLYTDMNAIRREEDLDEVHSYYVDQWDWEKIILEKDRSIEFLKQTVESIYLSLRHTHFRLKEMFPTLTQELVENVFFISAQDLEDLYPNLSIDERENAIAKEKGAVFIYQIGYPLKSGIIHSKRAVDYDDWKLNGDLIVYSTVLNRAIELSSMGIRVNDKSLIEQSKLTKTELENLSPYHKNVVNNELPLTIGGGIGQSRVSMFLLEKKHIGEVQASYWPNEYREKISKDGIELL; from the coding sequence ATGTATATTCCAAAACTAAGCATTAGACAAACCCAGAGTGCTATTCAAGATTTGAAAAAAATTTTTCAAGAAGAATTGAAGAAAAACCTAAACTTAACTCGTGCAACCGCTCCTCTTTTTGTGTCGAAACAATCAGGTTTAAATGACGGGTTAAATGGAGAAGAACCAGTATTTTTCGTACCTTCAAAATCTAATGAACGTCTTGAAGTGGTTCACTCACTTGCAAAATGAAAAAGACATGCATTAAAACAATACCACTTTGCACCTTATGAAGGACTTTATACCGACATGAACGCAATAAGACGTGAAGAAGATTTAGACGAAGTGCACTCATACTATGTAGATCAATGAGACTGAGAAAAAATCATTTTAGAAAAAGATCGTTCAATTGAATTTTTAAAGCAAACGGTTGAATCAATTTACTTATCACTCAGACACACACATTTTCGTCTAAAAGAGATGTTTCCAACTTTAACACAAGAACTTGTAGAAAATGTATTTTTCATCAGTGCACAAGATTTAGAAGATTTATATCCTAATTTATCAATTGATGAAAGAGAAAATGCAATCGCAAAAGAAAAAGGTGCTGTTTTTATTTATCAAATTGGTTATCCACTCAAATCAGGTATAATACATTCAAAACGTGCTGTGGACTATGATGATTGAAAACTTAATGGTGACTTAATCGTCTATTCTACAGTGCTAAATCGTGCGATCGAACTCTCATCGATGGGGATTAGAGTAAATGACAAAAGTTTAATTGAACAAAGTAAATTAACCAAAACTGAATTAGAAAATCTTTCTCCATACCACAAAAATGTCGTGAATAATGAATTACCACTTACAATAGGTGGTGGAATTGGACAATCAAGAGTAAGTATGTTTTTATTAGAAAAAAAACATATTGGTGAAGTACAAGCTAGTTATTGACCAAACGAGTATCGAGAAAAAATCAGCAAAGATGGAATTGAACTGCTTTAG